aattttgacccattaagtcaaaatctctccgtttacaagtcttgacaccaaaacacatttaactcggtttaatacttcaacttaatccattttaagtttataaaccttaataaatcaacaatcgggtcaaaatcatcaccaaaccctaattttggctctagtcaaaattagtcaactccaagaaccctaaatgtccccaaaacctcaataatcactaatactagtgattatacaccatttacaagtcttacaagcatgaacttgcacaccaaacccaaaacccgacattaacaacaacaaaaacccgaatcttggtgttaaccttcaattaacaactaaatgggtttcacctatgaatcatacaatcaaaagccctaaacttgaatgatgaacacgaaaatgaatttcggagttagagcttaccactagtatcaccgtgtagctaagaacgaggagaacacacttgtcaactacgccaaggatcaactcccgatccttcctttccaaaaatccttttgaaatcaaataggtgtttgagtttgagaggaaaaatgaaaagaaaagggaaattaaaatgagaaatgaaatgaatggatgaggttaaatcctcaaatctggctcaaacccgaaaagaccaaattgccctagaacttcatttaaatttacaagaatctgatgccagttcacaccattcgccgcgccgcggcctaattcgtcgcgccgcgacgattgcctcgaactggtgactttgttaacaagctttctgatctggatttatttgaaacgccgcgccgcggctccctttgtcgcgccgcgacacccaacgtggcctgacacattttctcgcatacaagactttaacacccaaacatgtatcgaacccttcatacgcctgtcgtacatacacaatacacctataaatcatgtacggggaaaaacggggtgttacaaccgctatcaaataggatccttgcgggattagagttaaccatgaaagtacctgagataacttcgtttgattgcttggcttcatcattggtcatcaaatagtttcgcccccgagccgtacccgccgccttctccaacttcttaacatgatcaccccgcaactcgggacattccgtccttccgtataattaaaacaagtgattttgtttgtaGCGGATTggtttggacaatcacgagccatgtgccccttttgcccacaattgtagcacgaataagaaaaacccccggaagcgctcttcttcacgctaccaacactttcggcacccttcttgttcttcttgcttgaaaagttcgattgactcgaACCCTCGAACTTTCTtttaccaaaagtaaaaccaccctttctcatgacaagcgcttcaaaacctttagccatgtcgaacaactcatcaaaactcttcaccacgtttacactaatcttctcttgatagttgtcattcaagattcgatagaagtctttcttcaacattttatcattcccgacatactccgggcaaaattgggtctttgacaagaaaacggatttgagagtgttcaaatccattgacccttgcctcaaggcacgcacCTCGtctttaagccttgtaagatcggtcgtcgttcggtactctttgaaaaattccgtcttgaattcatcccacgtgaattccatgcattgctcttcaccataaagccGAATCTTTTCATCCCACCACATcttggcatcaccccttaacatgctacaaccgtacctcgtcttcttatcgagagggcattcacaagtacgaaaggccccctccatatcggagatccaacgggcactcttaaggggggtctcgttcaccatcgaaggtaggaggttgagaatccttgaaattcttataaaagaagtcccgtctccccacattatcttcttgtagaacaagcttaacttgttccttaaccacattcactagttgctcgtcgatcgtatctagaaacatctttttaacgtcttcgagaaactccgcttttcgACATTTAAAGATGGCCTCGACTTTGGCTgtgaactcaacatcctcactcgtacctccttcattggtgtcgtgtccatttctcatcttcattctataaaatggaaataggttaaacaacgaacgaaaagacatgacacatacacatattcacctcaccgccccatcttgctcaacaatcgtcgtacatcgcttgtttgactcgacttgaacccgtaacaatggtagctaatcattgttatgcgagcacgtcgcattaactcgctagtataaCGTCTTTCTCTCTTGATGAttacaaaacacaacacaaaacaattagcgcatagttagctcgcctaaacctaggcactaaccaatctccggtccgacccgtctcctacaagtcccgcataacgcgcacacacaatacaagtctaagtctaggcacctatctcaagtcgcctaaatcccttagaccatgctctgataccacttgtaacactccagcttaacatgaccacaatattgtctgctttgcccgcaggcgcacggctttttcttggagaccacacacgagaagcactttcccaggagggcACCCATtctggtagtgctctcacccgagcacgcttaaccacaacgtactcgctcacccgctctgcctgtggtcccaaaatgcattgtgtcatttaagcgtgagtattaccttataattccatgatcactcatgtccgtgggcaatgtgggatttgcctagggtgttacactaAGCTTATTTAATCCAATTTCTTATCATGAATAAACGATATTTGAATTGAAATAagttttaaattattttattaaatCGTTTATTATGATTATTCTGTATAAGGTTTAAATTATTTGATTAAATCGTTTATTATGATTATTCTGTATTCTATTTTAGGCTAATATATGAGAATTAaagaattattttaataatatacatGATTTACTTTAATTCACAACAATAAATCTCATTATATTaacaagataatgataataatatacattatttataaatTCCCGATGATTTACATTATTTTAGGAATATTaacaagataatgataataatatacattatttataaatTCTCGATGATTTACATTATTTTAGGATAAGTTCAAaatcaaatttaaaataaaaaaaaaacccagATTATTTACATTATTTTAAGATAAGTTCAAAATCAAATTTAAAACAAAAATAAACCATATATTATCTTAAAATAAACCGACATCCTAGGTTTAGTATCACCTTATTTAAAGGGTTGTTCATTCAATATTCTATCACATTCAATAAAAACATTCGTTCAAAAGTAAACACTAAACCTCCAATCAATGGCTAATCTAACAGGAATCACTCCAGTCAATCAACTAACCAAGGAAAATAAAGGCTATAAGGTCAGTGTCAAGGTACACTTTGTTTGGAAAAAGTTCTCCAAATTCAATGCTTCAAAACCAACTTCCCTAGAGATGGTTTTAATCGATCAGCATGTATGTTAAAAAAATAATTTACATTCATATTCAACCGTATGTACAATATACCAAGTAATTGTTTTTGATATATGGTTTTAATTGATCAACatgtatgtaaaaataataattgacATTCATATTCAACCGTATGTACAAATACCAAGTAACTGTTTTTGATAATTTATTGTTAATGTAGGGTAACAAAATTAGGGTTGCACTGGATAAGGATGCTATTACTTATTTTGAAGCAACTTTTAAAGAAGGGCGTTTCCTATATCTCTCTAGGTTCACAGTCATCGACTCTAAAGATGACTATATCAAGTTTATCAATAATTCGTATAAGATTATCATCTACAAAATCTGTAATGTTCAAAAATGTCctgaatttgaaatagaaactgacATTTATCGTGTAGTCAGTTATGAACAGGTTAATGAGAAACTGCTACAGGATGATGAAATATTCGGTAAATTCGTATTTatctatttaatttaaataatgcacacacacacacacacacacacactcatatatatatatatatatatatatatatatatatatatatatatatatatatatatatatcttttatatttaaAACATTGTTTATTAAATTACTGGCAGATGTGACCGAAAGGGTTGTAAATGTGATAAGATATAGAACTATCAAAGATAGACATGGCTTAAGGAAAATTTTGGAATTCCAGTTGCAGAATCACATGTAACAATATCAAAGACAATtactttgtgacatttttttaacttaTTACAAACAACTAATTTCATTATATCTATATAGGGGTGAGCTTATACGATGTGCGTTATGGGGAGAACACACCATCAGATTAGTTGCAATGGAAAAAAAATACCACTTGGATGACAAACCAATTGTAGCTTTGATCCATAACTGCAACCTTAAAGATTGGGATGGTACTAATTAATTATTTGTATACAATCTTAAAAATTTACTTTCACCATTCTTGTGTAATGTCTAATACTATTATGCATTATTATAGATGGGCCACAAGTCAATAACATATTCTTTGGTACAAGATTGTATCTCACTGAAACTGTTCCTCCCTTTTCGATTTACACCACCCTGTAAGTATTTTCATAGTTAATAAATTGCTCATCAAAAATAAGGACGGTGACAGTGTTCAATAATCAATCATATGCAAAATACCAAGACCCTATTAATGTTTGTAAAATTTTTAGGTTGGAGAACAATCCAAACAGGGCTGAGCTTAGTCAAATTCCAACTATGGATCCAAACATTGAAGAGGAAGAGACTTCAGTTCTTAGAAGATTTGAAACAACTTCACCAACTTGGATTTCTGATATTGTTAACTTACCAAAGGTTAATACCTATCTACTTTTTGTCGTACAATCTGTTTTTCGAtaatttatttcaatttgtaaatttGATAAACACAAGTTATTTCACAGTAAAAGCTACATATTGAAAATTGTTAGCACTTAATCTGTACCAATATATGTATGTGTACAGCAGTTAGAAAATTGCAAGTTGGAAGCCATATGTCAAAGTTTTATATTTTTCAAGAGATGTAAATCGTAACatagtttttactttttacaaactttttatattttcaataATATTAATTAACTTGGAAACATTATATGTATTTGTACAGCAATTAGAAAATTGCAACTTGGAAGACATAAGTCAAAGTTTTATATTTCTTAAAGACAAATAGATTTTGAAACATAGTTTCTACTTTTTAgaaactttttatattttcaataATATTACTTAACTTAGAAACAACTTGCAATTGTTATGAAATTGTCTGCTGTGTGTTTTACTCTTAATTTTAGTATTGATCAGTGCAAGATTAACCCAAATAGTTTCTACTGATATTTGTATATCACATGACTTGGAAACAACTTGAATTGTTATCAAATTGTCATTTATGTGTTTGACTATTAATTTTGATTATTGATCAGTGCAAGATTGTCCCAAATATTTACTACTAATATTTGTATATGACATGCTTGCAATACCTACAATGTTTTGTATATGTTCTATAATGCAGGATGTTAATTTTGTTGTACACGCTAAGGTAAAAAGACTTTTTAATAATGAAGGATGGTTTCAGCAGTTGTGCTGGAAGTGTGAGCAAAAACATGTGGATACATACATTGTTGAGCTGGAAAAAGCTATATTGTGGTGTGAAAAATGTGCTGCTGAAATGCAGTAGGTTCCTAGGTAAATAATTAGCATTCTTAAAATCACTTTTTAAAAGCACATATCATCTAACTTAGAAAATGAATGTCTATAAATATCAACTATTCACGATCCGAACAACCATGACAGTTCGAGATACATCTGGTACGTGTGACATGACTTTGTTTGATTCACAGCTATCAAAATTGTGTAACCGaagtattatatggttgaattcacGTGCTCAATCTGTAAGTCAATTTTTTACTAATATGAGTCATTATTATAAACAAACATTATAATGAAGAAATCGATCATATAATTTATTAACAAACTGCCTTCTACATGTATCAAAAGTGTGCTGACCCTTATGATGTCCCTGCTGAGGTGAATGGTGTGTTGAACCTGTCATTCGTTTGGATAGCAAAAAAAAGTGACTTTAATGTCTCAAAGAACTACCGTGTATACACTGTAGTGGATGCAACGGATGATCTAGAAGTAACGAAGAAGATTACAACCAAACTCGGTAAAAAAGGTGACCCAATTGACTTGGATAATGATAGTGATGAATATAACACACCAAGTACCTTTAAGAATCTTGAAGTTCTTAATGTAGTTACATATTATGCTCATTTCTATATGACCATAATAATTACAAACTGTTGATCATAGTTCATAAATAATCATGCTATTTACTAATCTAATCTTCATAAGTTGTTGCTTTTGTCATTATTCATAATAAAATTGTTGTAGGCAAAAACAGTTCAATCATATCAAATGATGAAACAAACAACAATCATTCAAGATAATCCAAATGATCAGCAACCACAGTCTACAACTACAATAGAAGACATCCCTAATGCAGCTGAAAAggtaagtaaaaaaaataaaaatttactctcTAATCATAAATTATTGTATAAATTTTCAACTAACTAACCTTTAATCTTATTTGGATACGAATTAAAAAGGGAAAAAACGCTGCATCTGCCAAAAAAACCAGAGATCGAAAAAAGGTTTCTCAATTAAATATAATATACCATCCAAAAAATTAACCAataacatttttatatataaacagaATTTACaacatcaattttaaacattttatAGGCTTATGTACATGAGTTGGCTACAAAAACAAGAAGAAACAATTGCAAAATTAATTCAGAAGAAACAATTGCAAAATTAATTCAGTCAGAAATTAAGGTATGATATGTTGCATAACTCCTTTTTTGTTATTAATTAAAAACAAAAACTACACATGTGTTACTAATTATAAAATGGAACAAATAATACAGGCACACATGAGCGTGGATTCTACATCAGGTAAATCTATATAGTATAAacgaattttagtaaaaatgaactATTTAAATACCTAAAGTTAAATTTTTAATCACATTATCTAATAATTAACATTTCATTGTAGACATTACAAACTTTACTACATATTGGAGGTCTTGGAGCTCAACATTTGACAACCTTATTACCACACTACATAGACAAATTAGGTCAAACAATTCTGATGAACACATTGATCAAATTATCAAAAAGTGCAATGAACATTACAATGAGCTATTACAATTTAAGAAAAGATCATCAAAGAAATGTGTAATGTCTATTATTAATGTCACTTGGATGCCTCAAAGTCTAACTTGTGTTACATGGATTGGTGGAATTCGACCATCTGATATTATAACGGTATTACTTATTAATGATTAaatgtatttaatatttattcttaaaatatatattattttttgacACTTTTCATATGTTTCCACTTTGCAGCTTCTATTGAACCATGTTGAACTGTACAAAGATCAACTAGAACGCATTGAATTACTTAAAGAAGAAACAATTAAAAAAGAGGATTTAATTACAAATAAAGTTACAGCATTGAAAAAATCTCTATCAGAAACATTTGTTGGAAAAGACTTTATAAATAAAGGCGACAATGAAGCTATGTCCAATTATCAAAACACTATGTTTCAACAAATTGGCAAATTATATACTATGTAAAACTATTTAGCCGAGGTAATTATTACACATTTTACAAATTAGAAGCTCATGTGACAAATTATAACATCACATTAAAATGTTCACATATTAACAATTTTTTACTAACGCATTGCTTTTCTTTATCATTACAGACAGATAAATTGAGAGATCTTACgttcaaggttgcaaaagacgcgagacggggtcgagacggtcgggtcctaaaagggtcgagacggtcgagacggaggtctagacggatgttgactaacgttgacttttaaataaaaatgttactatatattatatatatattgtacattacattattccaaacataagcatttcacacatgtttaaatacttcaacatttcaaacataaaaaaaagaaaccctaagtaatagcacaacgtttaatattaaaaaaaaaatttgaaaaaaaatcagaaaaacccgttttttcccgtctcggaccgtgtttgaccgtcttttgaccgttttttggccgatttccgtttttcaaacgttttatgtataaatgggacggggcactccaaaatccgtctacacccccgtctacacccccgttttttccgttttttacaacactgcttacGTTCAATGACATCCAACAGATATTATTAACCAAGCAAAAGGCGTTTGCTATTTTTACAATTCATCAACATATTAAGAGATTGCAATCTTGGAATAATCTTTGTGAAACAAGCTATATAGTATAAGAGAAAAGAAAATGTTATTCATACTAATAAATGTAATTACAATTATTTACGTTTATGAAAATCCATATTCATATAGTATATACCTTTTCACCTTAATTACTgcccattcaaaaaaaaaaatttaaaaaaaaaacaaatgttttaaaaaaaacaaatgttttaaaaaatcccgcgaattcgcgggcttTAAGCTAGTTAATATAATAACGTATTTTCTATACTTAAATTATGTACAAATTATTCATGGAAATAAAAAGTTTATAttcttaatatttttaattttgaaAAGCTAAACCATTATTCTAATGGTTATGATTTTCATTttggggtgtgtttggatgaaactagctggagctggagcctGTAGCTGTATCTGGAGCTTATGAGCTAGAGCTTGAGGTTATTttttaagctggtagctggagtttattatattttataagtgtttggtaaactagataGAGCTTATTTtgcagttcataagctctactttttttcataagctactacaagtagcttattttttaagagcttatgattttcataagctctactttttttgtttaccaaacaaagcttatgacttgaagcttattaaaatcataagctcaagctctcatAAGCTTCCACAAGCTCGCGTGCTAAACATACCCTTGATCAATTAAATATGTGGTTTTTCTTTCACTTTTATATTTTTCAGATTAGATTTTTCTAATTTATTTATGTAGATCGTAAATTATTTTTCATGATTTAATctcaacaataaataataatatacgcAATTTGGTGGGTCCCACCACATCTCTAAAGGGGAAGGTCAACTCATATTCCCCGAGTCTAACAGTCGAAGTCAAAACAATTCGAATCTTGTTACCCGATGTCTTCATTTCAAATCAAACTTGCTGGAAACTTTGTATAAGGTCATCCGTTTATCACTATGTGTGCAAATAGACCCCTCTAGTGTAAATTACGGTTGGAAATTTCAACAGCCAGTAAATCAAATAGAACTCAAATCGGGATTTCAGAAATGTGTATACTCAAATCGGTTtgcatgtaatttttttttttttttttttgaacggcaattatattaataaacacaaaGATAAAGAGTATGTTACAAGATGAAGAATAAAAGATACCGAACTAGAATCTTACACTACCACCTACTAACTTCTCGACTTAGACACGATACATCAAAATTACGCTACTATTACACGAGGATTTTGTAACCAGTCTAGCTACTAGATATGTTTAGATTTGCATCTTCTCGTAATCCATTCAAAGCTCTTTACTTGTATATCATTTAACGCAACCGGTGGAGACCAACATGATTTCTTGAAGACCTTTTGATTCCTATTATTCCAAATTAGATATACACTTGTCCACATAGTTGCTTGCCAAATTTTCTCACCCAATTCCGACGCTTGTAAATGAGAGTTTTCGCAAAGTAGGTTGCTAAAGTCATAATTAGTCGGACCCGCTCCCCACCAATTGAAAACTCTATCCCAAATTTCTCGAACCTTTACGCACGAAAATAGAGCATGATCAACGGTTTTCACCACATCATTGCATAAAGGGCATAGGACGGAGTGTAGATCGACACCCCGTTTGTCTAGTTGAGACAGAACGAGAAGTCTATCCTGCCTCACCCTCCACACAAAAACCCACACTTTTTTAGGAATTAAACTGTTTCTTTGAGTTCCAAAGTTTGACGCGACCGGGGGAAACCTCATTGACGTTATATGCTTTGTTAATATATGAGTTGAGAATGTACCGAACCCGCATAAGCCCCACTTCCATCGATCTTCTTTTTCCACATCTAAACTCGCCTTCGAAATCAGACTTTCAAGCTCGCATAATTCACCTCTTGTTCTACCTATAATTTCTCGCACCCAAGCCCAAGTTGGAATGCATTTTTGACCATCCCATTGAACCCGATCCACAACTAAAGCGCTTGAATTGTCTTCGAGCCGCACTAATCTCTTGAAAATGTCTTTTAGCTGTTTGTCTTTGATCCAAACATCATGCTTTTACCATTGCCGATCTCCTTTGAAAATGACATTGAGAAGTTAACACCAAGTCCATTGATCTCGAAACCTATTTTAACAATATGGCTCCAAGTAGAGTTAGAACAAGAAAgtgacccccccccccccccccccccaatgtaAAAGCCCCGAAACCCCATAAATACTCTTGATAACTCTAACCCACAAGAAAGTGGGTTCGGTaaaaaacctccaccaccacttgccaattAGAGCTACATTAATGCAATTAAGGAACCAATATTAAGTCCGCCATCCGCCCAAGGGCGAATAATATCATCCCTTTTAACCCATGAGATTTTTGACTCGTCACCCGCCCCACCCCAAAAGAATTTTCTTCGCACACACTCAAGTTTTTTAAGCACACTAGGAGGGGCACGGAAGAGCGAATAGTAGTACAACGGTAAACTATTCAGGACCGA
This window of the Rutidosis leptorrhynchoides isolate AG116_Rl617_1_P2 chromosome 7, CSIRO_AGI_Rlap_v1, whole genome shotgun sequence genome carries:
- the LOC139860535 gene encoding uncharacterized protein, which translates into the protein MANLTGITPVNQLTKENKGYKVSVKGNKIRVALDKDAITYFEATFKEGRFLYLSRFTVIDSKDDYIKFINNSYKIIIYKICNVQKCPEFEIETDIYRVVSYEQVNEKLLQDDEIFDVTERVVNVIRYRTIKDRHGLRKILEFQLQNHMGELIRCALWGEHTIRLVAMEKKYHLDDKPIVALIHNCNLKDWDDGPQVNNIFFGTRLYLTETVPPFSIYTTLLENNPNRAELSQIPTMDPNIEEEETSVLRRFETTSPTWISDIVNLPKDVNFVVHAKVKRLFNNEGWFQQLCWKCEQKHVDTYIVELEKAILWCEKCAAEMQ